A window of Micromonospora sp. WMMC415 genomic DNA:
GTCGCGCTGCCGCTGGTGCTCACCGCGGCCGGCCACGGCAAGGGCGACATCCCCGCCGCGCTGGCCCGCGAGCAGCAGCGCCACCCCGGTCTCCGGTACGCGTACGGGCGGCCGCTCGGCCCGCACCCCCTGCTGCACACCGCGCTGGAGGAGCGGATCGACGCCGCCCTGGCCGGTGACGACCGGGCCGGCACCTGGGTGGCGCTGATCGGGCGCGGCTCCACCGACCCGGACGCCAACGCGGAGGTCGCCAAGGTGGCGCGCCTGCTCTGGGAGGGGCGTGGGTACGCCGGCGTCGAACCGGGCTTCATCTCGCTCGCCGAGCCGTCCGTGCCGGACGTGCTGGACCGGCTGCGCCGGCTCGGTGCCCGGCGGATCGTCGTCGCCCCGTACTTCCTCTTCGCCGGGGTGCTGCCCGACCGGATCGTCGCGCAGTCCCGGGCGTACGCCGCCGCCCACCCGGAGTTGGACGTCCGGGTGGCCGACCTGATCGGCGACTGCGACGCCCTCGCCGACCTGATCCTCGAACGCCACGCCGAGGCGGTCCGCGGCGACATCCGGATGAACTGCGACACCTGCGCGTACCGGGTGCTGATGCCCGGCTTCGCCGACAAGGTGGGCCGGCCGCAGACCCCCCACGACCACCCCGACGACCCGGTCGGCGGGCACGGCCACCATCACCACGCCCACCCCGTCGGCGGCCACCACCACCACGAGCCGCCGTTGCCTGCCGGGCACGTCGCCGTCGTGGGCGGCGGGCCGGGGCCCGACGACCTCATCACCGTCCGCGGCCGGGCGCTGCTCGACGCCGCCGACGTGGTGGTGGTCGACCGGCTCGCCCCGCAGGGGCTGCTCGCCGCGCTGCGCCCCGGCGTGATCGTCGTCGACGCGGCGAAGGTGCCCCGGGGACCGTCGGTCGGCCAGGACGCCATCAACGCCGCCCTGGTCACGCACGCCCGCGCCGGCCGGCGGGTGGTCCGGCTCAAGGGCGGCGACCCGTACGTCTTCGGGCGCGGCCACGAGGAGGTCCAGGCCTGCACGGCCGCCGGGGTGCCGGTGACCGTCGTTCCCGGCGTGAGCAGCGCGACCGCCGCGGCGGCGCTGGCCGGCGTGCCGGTCACCCACCGGGGTGTGGCGCACGAGTTCACCGTCGTCTCCGGACACCTGCCGCCCGGACACCCGGACTCGCTGGTCGACTGGGCGGCCCTCGCCCGGGCCCGCGGCACCCTGGTGCTGCTGATGGCCGTCGACACGGTCGACGCGATCGCCGCGGTGCTGCTGGCGCACGGCCGCGCCCCGGACACGCCGGTCCTCGCCGTGCAGGACGCCGGGCTCCCCGGGCAGCGGTCGCTGGCCGCGCGCCTGGACGAGATCGGGGCGGTCGCCGGCGGCAGCGGCGTCGGGCCGCCGGCCGTCTTCGTGGTCGGCCCGGTCGTGGCCCTGACCGACACGTCCGGACCACCCGCCGCCCCGAGGGAGGGTCAGCGGAGCGCCCGGGCCAGCGCGTAGCCCAGGGTGGCGGCCGTGACGGTCGCTGCCACGCTGAGCAGGGCGTTGACCAGGGCGCGGCCGCGCCGGCCGGTCCGGGCGAGGCGCAACGTCTCGTAGCTGAACGTCGAGTACGTGGTCAGCGCGCCGCACAGGCCGGTGCCGAGCAGCGCGCCGACCGCCGGCGGGACCGGGACCCCCACGAGGAACCCGAGCAGCAGGGAGCCGGCCACGTTCACGGTCAGCGTGCCCCAGGGGAACGCCGTACCGAAGCGGGCCTGCACCGCGCGGTCGGTGAGGTAGCGCAGTGGCGCCCCGACCGCCGCGCCGAGTGTGATCAGCAGTGCGGTCACCGGCCGGCCCCCGGCGTTCCGGCGTCTCGGCGCACCGGCGCGGCCGGCCGGTGCCCGGCGAGCCGGTCGGCGACGGCGTGGCCCGCCGCGACGGCGAGCAGCGCGCCGACCAGGGTGGCCGCCAGGTACGCCAGGGCCGTCGCCGGCGCCCCGGCGACGACGAGGTGGTGCGCGTCGACCGCGTACGTGGAGAACGTGGTGTAGCCGCCGAGCACCCCGACGCCGAGGAACGGCCGGGCCAGGGCCGGCCCGCCACGCCGGGTGAGCACCGCCATCAGGACGCCGATCAGCAGGCAGCCGCTCAGGTTGACCGCGAACGTGGCCCAGGGGAAGCCGGTCGGGCCGTGCGGCAGGGCGGCCGACACGCCGGCCCGGGCGAGGGCGCCGAGTGCACCGCCCGCGGCGACGGCCCCGAGCACCGCCGCCGGGTGGGCGGCCAGTTCGGCCCGGTCGGCGGGTACGCGCAGGTCGACGTCGGGGTCGACACGCCGCTGCTCCGGACCGGACACCCGCCCTCCCACCTGCTCCGGCGTCGGACCGGGTCACCCTACCTCGTGATCCACTCCGTGCCGCCGCCATCGCGGCCCCCGGACGCCGTGGATCACCGATGTCGCCGGCACGGGGTGGATCACGCCGGCCGGGCTCGGGGCGAGCCGGGCGGGCCGGTGGGCCGGGCGAGCCCGTGGGCCGGGGTCAGCGGACTCCGGCGACGGCCGCGTCGGCACCGCCTCGCCACACCGTGCCGACCTCGCCGAACCCGGCCCCGGTGAGCGCCGCGAGGTGCCAGGAGACCGGCGGGTTCCACTCCGGACTGTGCCCGGTCGGGTAGATCCGCCGCCGCTCCGCCACCAGCGGCGCCAACGCGGGGTCGGCCGCCGCCAGGTCCCACCACTGTGACCAGGACGGTACGGCGCCGGCGGCGTACCGGGCGTCCCGGTGCGCCCGGGCCCGGTCGAGCAGGCGCTTGGTCAGGTCGGGCAGCGTGTCGTCCGGCATGTGGTCGGCGTTGGCCAGCAGGCCGCCGGGCCGGAGCAGGTCGCGTACCTCGGCGTAGAGGGCGGTGATGCGCTCCGCGGGCAGCCAGTGCAGTGCGGTGGCGGTGAGGACCGCGTCGTACTCGTGGTGGGGAAGCGCGTCCCGCCAGGCCGGCGTGCCGAGGTCGGCGGTGACGATCGCGACCCGGTCGCCGAGGGTTGCCCGGGCCAGGGCGAGCAGCGCCGGGTCCAGGTCGACCAGCGTCACCCGCGCGTCGGGGAAGCGTCGCAGGGTCCGCTCCGAGATGCTGCCGGTGCCGCCGGCGAGATCGAGCAGGCGCAGCGGGCGACCGCCGTCGTGGACGGCGTCGACGGCGTCCAGCATGGCCGTGAAGCGGTGCTCCCGGTCCGGTAGGTACGCCTCCTGCTGGCGGTCCCAGCTCTCCTGCCAGGCCGCCGCGTTCGCAATGTAAGGAGCCATGCGGAGAAGGCTAGTTACGCCTGGCGCCCCGTGTCCAGGCCTTCTTGCCAATAATTTGCAACTACGAAAGAATGGGCATTGCGATGATCGGCGCGGGGCCGGGAAGGCGTCCTTCCCGGCCCCGCGCGCCGCACCCGTTGCCGCGCCGACCGCCGCCGGATCGACGCGCTGTTCTACTACTGGGGTTCCTCCCAGAGCCGCGAGTCCGACGAGCGGATCGAGGCCAAGCTGGACGCCCTGCTGCGCGAGCGGAACCTCGACCCGCGGAACCTCTGACGCCGCCCGGCGTCACCGACCTGACGCGGACGCGGGCCGGCGGTGGTGGCCGGCGCGGAGCGGGCGTACGGTACCAAGATCGGCGCGGTGCTGACTCCGCCCGAAGCGGCAGGCGTGAGGAGGGCCGTGGTGGAGGACCGTACCCCCCGCTCGGAGGAGCTGGAGCCGATCGAGCGGGCCGGCGTCGACGAGCTGCGGGCGGTGCAGCTGGAGCGGCTGCGCCGGTCGTTGCGGCACGCGTACGACCACGTGCCGCACTACCGCCGGGTCTTCACGGCCACCGGCGTGCACCCGGACGACTGCCGGGACCTCGCCGACCTGGCCCGGTTCCCGTTCACCACCAAGGCGGAGCTGCGCGACAACTACCCGTACGGGATGTTCGCCGTGCCGCGGGACCGGGTCGCCCGGCTGCACGCCTCGTCCGGCACCACCGGCTGGCCCACCGTCGTCGGGTACACGGCGGAGGACGTGCGGACCTGGGCGCGGCTGATGGCCCGCTCGATCCGGGCCGCCGGGGGCCGCCCCGGGGACCGGGTGCACGTCGCGTACGGGTACGGGCTCTTCACCGGCGGGCTCGGCGCGCACTACGGCGCCGAGGAGCTCGGCTGCACCGTCATCCCGGTCTCCGGCGGGATGACTGAGCGGCAGGTGCTGCTGATCCGCGACCTCCAACCCGAGGTCATCATGGTCACCCCCAGCTACATGCTCGCCATCGTCGACGAGATGGAACGGCAGGGCGTCGACCCGCGCTCCACGTCGCTGCGGATCGGGATCTTCGGCGCCGAACCGTGGACCGAGGACATGCGCCGCGAGATGGAGCGGCGCCTCGACATGCACGCCGTCGACATCTACGGGCTGTCCGAGGTCATGGGCCCGGGCGTGGCCGTCGAGTGCGTCGAGACGAAGGACGGCCTGCACCTGTGGGAGGACCACTTCTACCCGGAGATCATCGACCCGGTCAGCGGTGCGGTGCTGCCCGACGGGGAACGCGGCGAGCTGGTCCTCACCTCGCTCACCCGGGAGGCGATGCCGGTCGTCCGCTACCGCACCCGGGACCTCACCCGGCTGCTGCCCGGCACCGCCCGGCCGATGCGCCGGATCGAGAAGATCACCGGCCGGACCGACGACATGATGATCGTTCGGGGCGTGAACGTCTTCCCGACCCAGATCGAGGAGCTGATCCTGCGTACGCCCCCGCTGTCTCCGCACTTCCAGTGCGTCCTCGACCGGCAGGGGCGGATGGACACCCTCACCGTCCGGGTCGAGCGGCGGGCGGACGCCGACCGGGCGTCCGCCGAGCGGGCCGGCGCGGCGCTGGTCGGCCTGGTCAAGAACACCATCGGGGTGAGCGTGGCGGTCGAGGTGCTCGACCCGGACGGCGTGGAGCGGTCCATGGGCAAGATGCGCCGGATCGTCGACCAGCGGCGGGGCGGGTGACGTGGGGGAGCGCAACGCCGCGTACGACATGTTCGACGCCGACGTCGCCTCGCGCGCGCTCGGCATCGAGCTGGTCGAGGCCGCCGACGGCGCGGCGGTGGCCCGGATGCGGGTCACCGCCGCGATGGTCAACGGGCACGCCATCGCCCACGGCGGGTACGTTTTCCTGCTGGCCGACACCGCGTTCGCGCTGGCCTGCAACAGCCACGGCCCGGTGACCGTGGCCGCCGGCGGTGACGTCACGTTCGTCCGGCCGGCCCGGGTGGGGGACCTGCTCGTCGCCCGGGCCACCGAACGCACCCGGTACGGCCGCAGCGGCATCTACGACGTCACCGTCACCCGCGACGACGGCGAGGTGGTCGCCGAGTTCCGGGGTCGCAGCCGTACGCTGAACGGCTCCTGAGCCGGGCGCGGCGCCCGGCGGCGTCCGGCAGGATGTGCACATGGGACACGTCGCGCTCTTCCACTCCGTGTACGGCCTGCGGCCCGCCGTGCTCGCCGCCGCCGACCGGCTGCGCGCCGCCGGGCACCGGGTGATCGCCCCCGACCTGTACGGCGTCCCGGCGGCGGAGACCGTCGACGACGGGATCGCGCTGCTGGACAAGATCGGCTGGGAGGTCGTCGTGGAGCGGGCCCGGGCGGCCGTCCGCGACCTGCCCGCCCACGCGGTGTTCCTCGGGTTCTCGATGGGCGCCGGCGTGGCCGGCGCGATGCTGCGCGAGCGTCCCGCCGCCGCGGGGCTGGTGCTGCTGCACGCCGCCAGCGGCGCGCCGGACGGGGTGCGGCCCGGCCTGCCGGTGCACGTGCACCTCGCCGACCCCGACCCGTGGGAGCCGCCGGACGAGTTCGACGCCTGGCAGCGGGAGATGACCACGGCCGGCGCCGACCTGACGGTGCACCGGTACCCGGGCGTCGGCCACCTGTACACCGACCCGGACGTGCCCGACTACGACCAGGCCGCCGCCGAACGCACCTGGGAGCGGGTCCTGGCCTTCCTCGACCCCCACTGACGGCCGGGCCCGCGCGGGCCCCGGGTCCGCCGCCCCGGTGGCGCTGAGCGCCGTGTTCGCCTGCCCGGCAGCGGCACGACCGCCGGTCGCGGTGCCGCTGCGGCGTATCCGATCAGGCGGCGGCGGTGTGGCGGGGCGGGGATCCGGGGGTGGCCGTGGCGGAGCCGGAGCCGTCGCGAGGGGCGGCGGGGATGAGGCCAGCCAGGGACGTGGCGGTGGCCGCGAGGCGGGGAGAGCCGGCGCCGGCGGTGTCCGGACGAATGCCCGCCTGGGATGGCCGGCCGGGCGGGCGACCGGCCGGGCCGGGGGCGGGCTGGAGGCCCGGTCCGGACGGCACGTCGCCGGTCCGGTGGGCGACGACCGGATTCGGGTGGCCGTGGGGCGCGGGGCGCGGATGGCCGCCGGTGGATGCCGGACCGGTGCGGGGGTCGGCGGACCCGGGGCGTGGCTGGCCGTCGGCGGGCACCGGGCGCGGGCCAGGCTCGGCGGACCGGGCCGTCGGCGCGGCGGGCGCGACCGTGGCGAGGGCGGACGGTCCGCGCCGCTGGTCCGCGCGGGCGAGCAGCTCGGATCGGGCCGCCCGGGTCAGCCGGGCGGTGGCGACCGTGGCGACCACCGGGTCGCCCACGGCGTACCCGGCCGGGCGTCGGGTCAGCAGGCCCCGGTCGACCAGCTCACGCAGCGCCGCCATCGCCCGGCCGGGCACCCAGCCGAGCAGGTGGTCCACGGCGGCGGCGTCGACGGGCGTACCGGCCGCCGCGACCGCCATGAGCACCGCCCGCCGGGGGCCGTCGAGCCGGTCCAGCCGGGTGTCGACGGTCCGGCGTACCGGGTCGGGCACCGGCATCCGTGCCGGGTCCGCCCCGTCGGGTGGCAGCGCCGCCACGTAGGCCGCGGCCCGCCCCGGATTCCCGTCGACCCACGGCAGCAGGGCCGCGACCAGCGGCGCGGGGCGGCCCGCCCGGTGCAGCAGGTGGCGCAGCAGCCGCCCGGACTCCATCGTGGACAGCCTGCCCAGCGGAACCCGGCACCCCGGGTCGCCGGGCCGGGCATCGGCCCGGTCCGGACCGTGCAGCGCCACCACGGCGAGCGGCACGGCCCGGGTACGGGCGGCGGTGAGCAGCCGGTGCAGGAAGTGACCCAGCTCCGGGGCGCCCCGGTCGAGGTCGTCGACCGCCACCACCACCGGCTGCCGCTCGGCGAGCGCGAGCAGGCACTCCTGCCAGACGGCCGCACCCCGCAGCGCGTCGGCCCCGGCGTCCGGCGCGGCCAGCAGACCTTCCAGGGCGTACACGGCCTCGGTCCGGCGCGGTGCCGGCACCAGGTCGGTCACGGCGGCGGCGAGCTGCCGGCGTACCACCGGGGGCGTGTCCTGCGCGCGGAGGCCGGCGAAGCCACGGACCTGGTCCGCGACGGGCGCCAGGGCCTCCGCCGGGTACGGCGGGCAGTGCGCGACGCACCAGCGGACCGGGTTCCCGTCGACCGCCTCGACCGTCCGGACCAGTTCGTGCAGCAGCCGGCTGCGCCCGCTGCCGGCCGGGCCGACCAGCGACACCCACCGCGGCCGGCGCTCCCGGACCGTCCGCACGAGCTGGTCCCGGACGGTGGCCAGTTCCCGTCGCCGCCCGATCAGCGGCCCGGCGTGCAGGCCGGGCGCGGGCCGGGTCACGTCGGTGGCGTGCCACACGTCCAGCGGCAGCGCCTTGCCCGCGACCGCCACCGGCGGCACCGGACGCTGGTCGATCAGCCCGTCGGTGGCCCGGTGGGTCGCGGCGCAGAGCGCGACGCCGCCCGGCGGGGCGTACTCCTGGAGGCGCGCGGCCAGCGTGATGACCGCGCCGCTCGCCGTGCCGTGCCCCCCGTCCCGGGTCGCGGCCAGGTCCACCACCGCCTCGCCGGTGGCCACCCCGACCCGGACCCGCAGCGCCGGCCCCCCGACCAGCGACCGCCGGTCCAGCGACCGCTGGATCTCCAGCCCGGCGCGCACCGCCCGGTACGCGTCGAACCCGTCGGACTCGCGCGCGCCGAACAGGGCCATCACCGCGTCCCCGATGTACTTCTCCACCACGCCGTGCCAGCGGCCCAGCACCCCCGCCACGGTGTCGAAGTAGGCGTGCTGCAACGCCCGGACGTCCTCCGGGTCCAGCCGGTCGACCAGCGCCGTGGACCCGACGATGTCGGCGAAGAGGACGGTCACCGTCCGTCTCTCCACCGGCACCGGCCAGCGGTCCGGCGGATCGGCGGAGCACCGCGTGGGACGCGCCGGGACCGCGCTGAGGGCCCGCCCCGCGACGCGCCCCGGACCAGCGGCGATGGTGAACATGGGCATCGCACCTGCCCTTCCCCCCGGTTGGTGGCTGACGACGATCGGAGACTGTCACCCCTGGGCCGACCGGGGATCGGCAGAACGACGTATGTCCGCCGGCCGCAACCTTTGGTCGCAATGTCGACCCGATGAGTACGAGAGGACCGAAAGGCCTGTAGAACGGTCCGGGGACCTGTGACTAGGCTGCGTGCCATGGCCAGCGATGTGGACGGTGCACCGCTCGTCGGCCGGGCCGACCTGGTCAAGGCGGTACGGTCCGCGCTGCTCGGGGCCGTCGCCCAGGGGCACACCGCGGCGGTCTTCCTCTCCGGTGAGAGCGGGGTGGGCAAGAGCCGGCTGCTGCGCGAGGTGGGCGCCGGGCTGCGGGACGCGGGCGCCCTCGTGCTCACCGGCGCCTGCCTGGACATCGGCGATGCCTCACCGCTGCATCCGCTGCTCCAGGCCCTGCGCCGCTTCGACGCCGAGTTGACCGCCTCGCACGCCCGCACGGCGTCCGCGGTGCGCGGGCTGCTCGGGATGTTCGCCGAGGAGACCGCCGGGTCGGACAGCGCCGGGGCGCTGCTGGAGCGGGTCTCGCGGGGCCTGCACCTGATCGCCGAGGGGCGGCCGCTCGTGCTCGTCCTCGACGACCTGCAGTGGGTCGACCGGAGCACCCGGCAGCTCCTGCTCTACCTGCTGGCCGGCCTGGGCGACCTGCAGGTGTCGGTGCTGGCGGCCGTCCGGGCGGAGTCGCTGCAGGGCGCCCACCCGCTGCGCCGGGTGCTCACCGAGCTGCGTCGCCTGCGGACGGTGCAGGTGATCGACCTGGCCCCGCTGGACCGGGCCGCCACCGACCAGCTCGCCGCGGCGGTCGTCGGCCGGCCCCTGACGCCCGACGCCGCCGACCTGGTCTGGCAGCGCAGCGGCGGCAACCCGTTCGTGGTGGAGGAACTGGCCCGCGACCTGCGCGACGGCCGGGACGGCCTCTCCGACAACGTGCGCGAGATCTTCCTGTCCCGGGTGGACGCGCTGCCGCAGCACGCGCACTCGGTCGTGCACGCGGTGGCGGCCGGTGTCGAGCCGGTGGAGCACTGGCTGCTCGCCAAGGTGGTGCGCCTGCCGGAGGACGAGCTGATCGAGGCGGTCCGGGCGGCGGTCGCGCACCGGCTGCTGGTCGGCGCCGACGACGGCTACCGGCTGCGGCACCGGCTGGTCGCCGAGGTTCTGGAACACGAGCTGCTGCCCGCGGAGCGGGCCGCCCTGCACCGGCGGTACGCCGAGGCGCTGACCGCCGCGCCGGACGAGCTGCACCAGGCCCGGCTGGCGCACCACTGGCGGTTGGCCGGCGAGCCCGCCCGGGCCCTGCCGGCCGCGGTGGCGGCCGCCGAGGAGGCCGAGCGGCTGCACGGCTACGCCGAGGCACACCGGCACTGGTCGGCCGCCCTGCAGCTGGCCGACCCGCCCGCCGCCGGGGCGGCCGTGGACCGGGTCACCCTGCTGGAACGGGCCGCGGAGGCGGCGCACCACTGCGGCGAGCACGCCCGGGCCCTGGCCCTGCTGGAGGAGCTGGCCGCCTCCGACGCCGACCGGCCGGCGTGCGCGCTGCACATCCGCCGGGCCCGCTACCTGGCGGCGGCCGGCCGGTCGGCGCTGGCCGAGGCGGAGTACCAGCGGGCCCTGGACAACCCTGACTGCACGCCGGGTGAGCGGGCCACCGCGGCCGCGCACCTGGCCGAGCTGCTGCTGCACCTCGGGCGGTACGCCGACGCCGGCCGTCGCGCCCGGGAGGCGCTGGAGCTGTCCGCGGCGGTGGAGGGCTCCACGTCGGAGGTCGTCCTCGCCAGCGCGGCGCTCGGCTTCTCGGAGGCGTACCTGGAGGACCCGGACTCCGGCCTGGCCGCCGTCCGGCGGGCGCTGGAGACCGCCGAGCGGGCCGGCCGCCCGGAGGACGTGGCGTGCGCGTACCTGCACCTGGCCGAGCTGCTCACCGGTCCGCTGAACGTCCTCGAGGAGGGCGTCGTGGTGGCCCGGCGGGGCGCCGAGCGGGTCGCCGAGCTGGGGCTGGGCCGCACGTACGAGACGCGCCTGCTCGCCATCGCCACCAACGGCCTGTTCCGGGTCGGCCAGTGGGCCGAGGCGGAGAAGGTGGTGGCGGCGGCGCTGCGCCACCGGCCGTCCGGCGCCGACGCCGTCGAGTTGCTGCTGGCCCGCTGCCGGCTCTCCGTCGGGTACGGCGACATCGAGGCCGCCGACCGGGATCTGGACGCGGTGGCCACGGTGCTCGCCGGCGGCGGCGCCCGGCACGTGATCCCGCTGCTCACCCTGCGCGCCGGGCTGGCGATGTGGCAGGGCCGGCACGACCTGGCCCGGCAGGCGGTGCAGCGCGGCCTGACCGAGAGCCGCTCCGACGACGTGACCATCCTCGCCGCGCTGGTCTGGCACGGCCTGCGCGCCGAGGCGGAGGCGCACGCCAGTCGCACGGTCGACGTCGACCCGACGGCGGTACGGCGACTGCGCGAGGCCGCCGAGC
This region includes:
- the cobA gene encoding uroporphyrinogen-III C-methyltransferase, with the translated sequence MSERTGQMVGPGAGGAGALVIVGHGTRSAAGVAQFAALVERVRRAGVGDVEGGFIELSRPPLTDAVGALAARGHRSLVALPLVLTAAGHGKGDIPAALAREQQRHPGLRYAYGRPLGPHPLLHTALEERIDAALAGDDRAGTWVALIGRGSTDPDANAEVAKVARLLWEGRGYAGVEPGFISLAEPSVPDVLDRLRRLGARRIVVAPYFLFAGVLPDRIVAQSRAYAAAHPELDVRVADLIGDCDALADLILERHAEAVRGDIRMNCDTCAYRVLMPGFADKVGRPQTPHDHPDDPVGGHGHHHHAHPVGGHHHHEPPLPAGHVAVVGGGPGPDDLITVRGRALLDAADVVVVDRLAPQGLLAALRPGVIVVDAAKVPRGPSVGQDAINAALVTHARAGRRVVRLKGGDPYVFGRGHEEVQACTAAGVPVTVVPGVSSATAAAALAGVPVTHRGVAHEFTVVSGHLPPGHPDSLVDWAALARARGTLVLLMAVDTVDAIAAVLLAHGRAPDTPVLAVQDAGLPGQRSLAARLDEIGAVAGGSGVGPPAVFVVGPVVALTDTSGPPAAPREGQRSARASA
- the crcB gene encoding fluoride efflux transporter CrcB, whose translation is MTALLITLGAAVGAPLRYLTDRAVQARFGTAFPWGTLTVNVAGSLLLGFLVGVPVPPAVGALLGTGLCGALTTYSTFSYETLRLARTGRRGRALVNALLSVAATVTAATLGYALARALR
- a CDS encoding CrcB family protein gives rise to the protein MGGRVSGPEQRRVDPDVDLRVPADRAELAAHPAAVLGAVAAGGALGALARAGVSAALPHGPTGFPWATFAVNLSGCLLIGVLMAVLTRRGGPALARPFLGVGVLGGYTTFSTYAVDAHHLVVAGAPATALAYLAATLVGALLAVAAGHAVADRLAGHRPAAPVRRDAGTPGAGR
- a CDS encoding trans-aconitate 2-methyltransferase, producing MAPYIANAAAWQESWDRQQEAYLPDREHRFTAMLDAVDAVHDGGRPLRLLDLAGGTGSISERTLRRFPDARVTLVDLDPALLALARATLGDRVAIVTADLGTPAWRDALPHHEYDAVLTATALHWLPAERITALYAEVRDLLRPGGLLANADHMPDDTLPDLTKRLLDRARAHRDARYAAGAVPSWSQWWDLAAADPALAPLVAERRRIYPTGHSPEWNPPVSWHLAALTGAGFGEVGTVWRGGADAAVAGVR
- the paaK gene encoding phenylacetate--CoA ligase PaaK, which gives rise to MEDRTPRSEELEPIERAGVDELRAVQLERLRRSLRHAYDHVPHYRRVFTATGVHPDDCRDLADLARFPFTTKAELRDNYPYGMFAVPRDRVARLHASSGTTGWPTVVGYTAEDVRTWARLMARSIRAAGGRPGDRVHVAYGYGLFTGGLGAHYGAEELGCTVIPVSGGMTERQVLLIRDLQPEVIMVTPSYMLAIVDEMERQGVDPRSTSLRIGIFGAEPWTEDMRREMERRLDMHAVDIYGLSEVMGPGVAVECVETKDGLHLWEDHFYPEIIDPVSGAVLPDGERGELVLTSLTREAMPVVRYRTRDLTRLLPGTARPMRRIEKITGRTDDMMIVRGVNVFPTQIEELILRTPPLSPHFQCVLDRQGRMDTLTVRVERRADADRASAERAGAALVGLVKNTIGVSVAVEVLDPDGVERSMGKMRRIVDQRRGG
- the paaI gene encoding hydroxyphenylacetyl-CoA thioesterase PaaI yields the protein MFDADVASRALGIELVEAADGAAVARMRVTAAMVNGHAIAHGGYVFLLADTAFALACNSHGPVTVAAGGDVTFVRPARVGDLLVARATERTRYGRSGIYDVTVTRDDGEVVAEFRGRSRTLNGS
- a CDS encoding dienelactone hydrolase family protein, with protein sequence MGHVALFHSVYGLRPAVLAAADRLRAAGHRVIAPDLYGVPAAETVDDGIALLDKIGWEVVVERARAAVRDLPAHAVFLGFSMGAGVAGAMLRERPAAAGLVLLHAASGAPDGVRPGLPVHVHLADPDPWEPPDEFDAWQREMTTAGADLTVHRYPGVGHLYTDPDVPDYDQAAAERTWERVLAFLDPH
- a CDS encoding adenylate/guanylate cyclase domain-containing protein; translated protein: MTVLFADIVGSTALVDRLDPEDVRALQHAYFDTVAGVLGRWHGVVEKYIGDAVMALFGARESDGFDAYRAVRAGLEIQRSLDRRSLVGGPALRVRVGVATGEAVVDLAATRDGGHGTASGAVITLAARLQEYAPPGGVALCAATHRATDGLIDQRPVPPVAVAGKALPLDVWHATDVTRPAPGLHAGPLIGRRRELATVRDQLVRTVRERRPRWVSLVGPAGSGRSRLLHELVRTVEAVDGNPVRWCVAHCPPYPAEALAPVADQVRGFAGLRAQDTPPVVRRQLAAAVTDLVPAPRRTEAVYALEGLLAAPDAGADALRGAAVWQECLLALAERQPVVVAVDDLDRGAPELGHFLHRLLTAARTRAVPLAVVALHGPDRADARPGDPGCRVPLGRLSTMESGRLLRHLLHRAGRPAPLVAALLPWVDGNPGRAAAYVAALPPDGADPARMPVPDPVRRTVDTRLDRLDGPRRAVLMAVAAAGTPVDAAAVDHLLGWVPGRAMAALRELVDRGLLTRRPAGYAVGDPVVATVATARLTRAARSELLARADQRRGPSALATVAPAAPTARSAEPGPRPVPADGQPRPGSADPRTGPASTGGHPRPAPHGHPNPVVAHRTGDVPSGPGLQPAPGPAGRPPGRPSQAGIRPDTAGAGSPRLAATATSLAGLIPAAPRDGSGSATATPGSPPRHTAAA
- a CDS encoding helix-turn-helix transcriptional regulator, which gives rise to MASDVDGAPLVGRADLVKAVRSALLGAVAQGHTAAVFLSGESGVGKSRLLREVGAGLRDAGALVLTGACLDIGDASPLHPLLQALRRFDAELTASHARTASAVRGLLGMFAEETAGSDSAGALLERVSRGLHLIAEGRPLVLVLDDLQWVDRSTRQLLLYLLAGLGDLQVSVLAAVRAESLQGAHPLRRVLTELRRLRTVQVIDLAPLDRAATDQLAAAVVGRPLTPDAADLVWQRSGGNPFVVEELARDLRDGRDGLSDNVREIFLSRVDALPQHAHSVVHAVAAGVEPVEHWLLAKVVRLPEDELIEAVRAAVAHRLLVGADDGYRLRHRLVAEVLEHELLPAERAALHRRYAEALTAAPDELHQARLAHHWRLAGEPARALPAAVAAAEEAERLHGYAEAHRHWSAALQLADPPAAGAAVDRVTLLERAAEAAHHCGEHARALALLEELAASDADRPACALHIRRARYLAAAGRSALAEAEYQRALDNPDCTPGERATAAAHLAELLLHLGRYADAGRRAREALELSAAVEGSTSEVVLASAALGFSEAYLEDPDSGLAAVRRALETAERAGRPEDVACAYLHLAELLTGPLNVLEEGVVVARRGAERVAELGLGRTYETRLLAIATNGLFRVGQWAEAEKVVAAALRHRPSGADAVELLLARCRLSVGYGDIEAADRDLDAVATVLAGGGARHVIPLLTLRAGLAMWQGRHDLARQAVQRGLTESRSDDVTILAALVWHGLRAEAEAHASRTVDVDPTAVRRLREAAERVARKSASAPPAVRNVVDAFLALCAAEVSRLDGSDPELWARSVAEWDRRNHPYPAAYSRLRQAEALLARRSRSATAGKLLRAAYQVAQGLGAVPLTSEIRTLAGRARVSLEERDTASGVSAAASCDGDELAVLTAREREVLSAVAEGLTNKEIGQRLFISERTIGVHVSHIFDKLHVRTRVQASAIFLRNRPA